The Mus caroli chromosome 9, CAROLI_EIJ_v1.1, whole genome shotgun sequence DNA window TTACAAATTctagttaggaaaaaaaatccttctataAACAAACTGGACCTTTTTACTACTAGCAACAATAGCATTTTTGGAAGTCATTTTCCTCCTTCAGGTAGACCAGAGGCTAATGAAGTCTCCTGACTGCTACCCTTCCCCAGGCAAAGGCTCTGGCCACAGCAGTTACTAGATATCCGGTGTACTTAAAAGTCAAGTTTCAACTCTTGTGGTATTTAATCTACATGCAATCTGAAAACCCAGATTTTGGCATTTTTGCTCTGCCTAATAACTCTAGATGTCATTAGCTGAAATGAAGATAATTCAagtactaaaaagaaaacaaagccggAAAACTGTATCATATTATAAGATACTTGCTGACATCAGGAAGGAGAGTGAGGTAGGTTCCCAGCTCTCACTCACCTTTTTGCTCTACAACCACAACTAGACCAAGACAAACAACAGCTGGATCACTTCTATCCAGATGacaaaatgagagaagaaaattttTTCTTGGCAGTCAAAAAAAGATAATCTCTCATTATGTTGGACTTTGCCTtattggaaaatatatatattaagcaAAAGAACTGGAAATATTTCCAGGGAGATATTTTTCAATCACAAACATACTTTTTCATTTAGCACATAGTTACCTTAACTGTAAGGTGTTTGAAGCTACCAGTTTTAGcactttgaatgatttttttcacacTCTGAATAGCTGTAGGGATTTCACCAGGGGTTGGGNCCTTAACTGTAAGGTGTTTGAAGCTACCAGTTTTAGcactttgaatgatttttttcacacTCTGAATAGCTGTAGGGATTTCACCAGGGGTTGGGGGAACCAGCTCAACCTTGGCGTAGTGCCAAAATGTGGCCAATCGAGGCTTCGAGTAAGTCACGGcagctggaaaacaaaacaaaacaaaacagaaaccccaGGATGAACTCACTGGAGATGGAAAGAAGCAGATGTGTGGGCTGGacacaaatatttattcatgtatcaCATCCACTCACTGTATGGACTGAATGTGCACCCAGTGTGAAAGTCAGAGCTGCTGCTCCCTGGTAACAAGAAGCTTTTAAAGATGCAGAACACCTGTGTCACAGGGACACTCAGCCAGGCAGGAAGCTCTAAGCTGTTAATTATGTCAGGACTCACTAGTGGCCAGCTAGTACTGTTATTCACCTTTGAATGGCAAATCTAATTAAGTGTAAAGTTACTCATAGCTAGATTtgcaaacaaagacaaaagcgTATTGTCCTTTGTAGAAACAGCAGATTTTGAAGAGAAGGGGTCCAAAAGGGGAAGAAGCTGTGTAGAATAGCATTCTTCTAACAATAAGATTGAGGCTCATCACAGTATTGGCCACAAGTCCAGATGGAATTACACCAATTAGTATCCGTTCGTTTTTTCGTATCCTTAGCAATATGTGCTGGCTTAAATCTCTCTTACCAGAGTACAGCTGCTCCCCTTTCAAACAGTGCCctcaatacaaataaaatttacatgtaGTGTTAAGAACAATCAAAATCAGATTCTGCactatggtggctcatgcctttaatttaaCTCCAGTACTGAGGACAGAGGCTGTGAGTTTAAGAATTGCTTTTAAACTGAAATTCCTTGATGTAGTCACTATTTTAAGTCAATGAATTTAGCAGAAGATATATTAACAAATTCAACACAgggtctggggatgtagctcagtggtagtacATGTACAAGATCTTGGACTGAAGTTatagcagacagagacagaaacgaATATAGAAACAGAGATGTATGGTGAGGGGGCAGGAATCGGATGCTGCTggattttataattatatgtatgtatatagtggGGGCACAAAAACaataatgcatgcatgcattcattttttttttcctaaacaggtttctctgtaaccctgtccatcctggaactcattctgtagacaaggctggccttaaattcacagagatctacctgcctctgctgccaccatttggcttatttatttacaGTCTCGGGGAGACTGTAAAGAGCTGAAGTGCTCACTACGCAGAGACTCGAGTGATAACACCTGTAAAAATGTCATAAGTGAGTTCCAAAGGAGTGTGTAGTAAGTAAAATTCTGCAAATATGTTAATGAGGCCAACTTTTCcaacatttataattatttttttcacttttaggAAGGCTTTGTTATGTATTTTCCGTTAATAGTACTAAAACTGCAACTtctaaacacaaataaataaaatataggggaaaaaaaggaggtcTGACTGCTCTGAAAAAGTCtttttgagttcaatccccagcaaccacatggtggctcacaaccatctgtaatgggattggatgccctcttctggtgtgtctgaagacagaaacagtgcactcacatatataaaataaatcttaaagaaacaaactcacagagatttttgtcttttgtgtctGATGCACCGTATGTGTGTAGtgctcacagcagtcagaagagggcaccagatcctctggaacttgaactgtggtggtgagccaccacaCTCATGCAGAGAACTGAATTTAGGTCCTAAGCAAGAGTTCTTAactactgacccatctcttcagccctagaaACAAGTATTTATATGTATAGACTAACATGCAATTATAGATATATGTCTGAATACCTGCTGTGCTccctagttttgtgtcaacttaatgAAAGCTAGAGTCACTTGGTAAGAAGGAACCTCACTCAACTGATTGGGTAGTGGTGGTGCTCATCTTTAATCCTggtgcccaggaggcagagacaggcaggcatatctctgagttcaaggccagcctggtctacagagtgattccaggacagccaatgctacacagagaaattctctttcaaaaacaaaacaaaaaccacacacacacagaaaaccaaccaaccaaaaccaaaaaaccaaaaaaccaaaaaaggaaccTGAATTGAGAAAAAGCCCTACCGGTctgcctgtggtgcattttcttcctttgtgactGATGCGAGGGGACCCAACTCACTCAGGGGATGCTACTCCTCCCACGACACTGCCTCCCTCTCGTcatggtgggttttgttgttgtttttgttttaagactttatcttatatatatgtgggtacaccgtcactgtcctcagacacaccagaaggcatcgg harbors:
- the Atp5mg gene encoding ATP synthase subunit g, mitochondrial isoform X1, which codes for MAKFIRNFAEKAPSMVAAAVTYSKPRLATFWHYAKVELVPPTPGEIPTAIQSVKKIIQSAKTGSFKHLTVKEAVLNGLVATEVWMWFYIGEIIGKRGIVGYDV
- the Atp5mg gene encoding ATP synthase subunit g, mitochondrial isoform X2, coding for MAKFIRNFAEKAPSMVAAAVTYSKPRLATFWHYAKVELVPPTPGEIPTAIQSVKKIIQSAKTGSFKHLTVKXPTPAVLNGLVATEVWMWFYIGEIIGKRGIVGYDV